The sequence TGAAACCAGCGCCGTTCTTATATCTTGGAGAATAACATAATTTATTTATCAAATATGGGATCCATAAAATATGCAAAGTACATGTGATGAgcacaaaataaaatataagtaaCAATGAAgtgtctttttttcctttttccttctttttcttctgtgTTATGGAGTAGCTTAATTCCTGAAATCTTGGTTGTGACATGACATAATTACATATATAACAGCATCAACCATATAAATGGAAATAATGAACCTGACATAATATTTGGACAATCAAGACTTCTCTTAAACATAGAAAGGTATGTAGGGATATTTAAAGTTTCAAACTGGAGGGACATATTAGTGTCTTCCTAAATACATATCCTATGACAGCAACATCAGATACATCTTGGAATTAAGTGCCTGACAAATAATTTGGAGGAAGAAACTTATTTTACCGGCCAAAAGTCACACACGCATGTCTAAATTTCTAGTTACGCCTTATTCCAGGGGTTTAATAGTAAGGCATATAAGATTCATACACTTCCTAGTTATATATTATGCAAGGGGTTTATAAGTAATAGGAAAGAAGCGAAAGCTTTACCATTACTCCATGAATTCTTTATGTGTTACTAGCTTTGACAACTGAGCTACCAAGCTCTTTTAAGGAACTGCAgaaattctttttcttcctttgcaaatgtaaaaactaaaaagaatatctttcaattAGCAACATGAAGACCATTTATTCACGTCTCAACCAGGATTGAGAAAAGCCACAGGGCATATCAAAAACATATTTCTCTGTGTTAAGAAGAAACACCAGAAATAAGCAGCACAAATCTGTGTTTCTAGATGTAATATTCCTAATACGTATTTTCTCATAaaatttcaaggaaaaacatgAGGGACTTTGAGAATAGCTTTAACAGTTTCCAAACGGGTTGCTATGCTAGATTTTAACTCTTAGTAAGAAAAACTACTTCGTAAAAATAAACAGGAAAACTAAAGTTATCATATGGACTCTTTACAAGGATCTTTATCAACAGAAAAGACAATTCTTACTAGGATATGTTTGTAAAGACTACTTCATACATTTAAACAGGAAAACCTCAAAATTTGGTGGACGGGTTTAGGTGAGTTCTCTACGAACTTTCCTTTAAAGTTAAAACTCAAGTAGAAAAGACACCAGTCACACCGCCTAAAAATCATACTGAGCATGTATGATCTTTGAGGCTTGAATTTCTGAAAACCCCTACTGACTAAAAGGCGCTTAAAAACAGCTTAACATACATCACGAGAAACAATACCACCTATTGCAATTCACAGATGCAGCATAGAAGTTGACTGAAATAATTTGTTACTCAAGGAAAGCCTGCTGTATAGAAATACTGTAACATTGAGGTCATCGAGTACGGTAAACCTGGAAGAGGAGAGATAATAGAGTAACTTACAGTACACTAACACCCACAACAGCAAGAGGGCGTGGATACTCTTCAAGTTCTTTAACCTTCTGATCCTTAGCAGATAACCCAGAAGAAATCTCACTGTTTTGGCTCCCGTCAACAGAAAAGGATTCAGCCACAGTTCCAGAGCTTGCGTCGGGCTCGGAAGATATTCTTTCACACCCAATTCTCCATATTTCTTCAGTCAAGGTAGGAAGCCTGTCTACTGCCTGTCAAAGCATAATCATATCCTTCATATGTAACCAACTTGATGATCCTCAACTAGATGCATATTAAGATACAACATTTTTGCAGGTGAAAAAGCAAGTTGTTCAGAAGGAACCTGACAGCAGATTAGCAGAACAGAGATGATAAGAGCCGCATACCTCAGGTTTGTCAATCTTGTTTAGCACCACAAGGTACGGTCTGTCAAGGTACTCAGGATTGTACATGCGCAGTTCCTGCAAAATCAGAGGTCATTTTCCTCAGCAGAATGTTAAAGAAAGAAGACACCAGGGTATAGATAGGTCAGACGACTAATTCAGAAAGGTGAACCACCCCCCTCCAAAAAAAAAACCTCCGGCATTTGGAGTGTTAACCATAAAACAGAGAGACTGGATTAGCATAGTAAGCAATGTTTGCTACAGCAGAAGTAGCTTTGAAACAACTTATTCTCCAGCAAAATTATACTATAACAACTAGGCAAAGTACAAAATGATCACGTGATACAAGCAACTTATGGTGTTGTAAACAGACCAAGGTTAAAACTACTCAAGTGCTAAGCCCAAAGCAATTAGGCAagacattaatgaaatgacatgAGTTAGAGAACATAAAAATTGGATCTCTCTATGATGAGGCATTAAATATTACCCAGTAAAACAAACACATCACATGGATCATGTTTCTCGTTTGTAAGGCTAATATGCATCTGTCTGTAAAAAAGGGAATTTAACAAAGAAAAAGGTTATTACACGTGCAATGTAAAATGTTTCTTAGTTGGAAAAACAGATAAAATAGCAGCTCGGTAACCAATACCAAGATGGACATATGAATTCATGTAACACGTAATTTCCACAGACTTTATTCCTTGTCCACCTTAGCGCATAACCAATCCAAAATGATTAACAAAAATCATGTTGCaatccaaaaatgaagatgaaggAACTTGCATGGTGAAATAATTCTAAGGAAATAAGTACGAAAAAGTTGTGCATTAGGTAAGTTGATCTTTCAATCGTCCCACCTATGATCTTCATAAGCCATGATACTACAATAGTAATCAAGAGTTGCTTTAGCCGTCAAATTAAGAGATCCTTAAAAGTTATTATTTTCTTGTCAGACCAAACCGGGTCAATGAAGATGAACCTTACAACTGTGTGATTCCAGACTCATTTCTTCTGTTAAGAAGCAATTAAGGTGTTATAATATAACTATCTCGAGCAAAAAAATATGTTCAGTGATCGGAGTTAGACTTACTTCCTTCACAGTTCTGTAATCGCTGACTGGGTCCTCTGAAGCTGCATCAACAACATGGACCAATAATCTTGTTCTCCTCAAGTGCCTCAAGAAATTACGCCCTAGACCCTGAAAGATAATTAGGACAACATGCATAGCTAAATTTCATTTTTGAGAGCAAAATAAGTAAAAGAGAAAACCACAAGGTTTGAGACCTCAAATTATTAAAGTGACTACTGAATATGGTACAAGTACCTTCCCCAAATGTGCACCTTCTATGAGACCAGGCAGGTCCGCTAGAGTTGCTTCAGATGAATATTTGTCTGCCCCTAAACTTGGGTCGCCATCAAGACGTCCAAGGTTTGGCATCAACGTTGTGAATGGATAATCAGCAATATCGGGCTTTGCATGTGTAATGGCagccaatagggtcgattttccAGCATTTGGAAGTCCCTGAGGAAAATTGAAAGAGCAAAGTCAAAGAAGGGCATCGGAAGGAGAAAGAAGAATCTGGGAGACCATTCCTTCTTGCACATGGTGGGAGATTTGGAAGGAAAGGAATCAACGATGTTATGAAAGCAAATATGAAAGTATACATACATTGAAATATAGATGTATATCTTTTTGGCTTTTTGGTGTAGACTAGATGATGTTAATAGGATGTTAGACTTTCTCAGCTTCCTACAATGATTTAAAGGAACTGATTTGCGTGTATTTTGGAACAAACTGTGTGCTTATGTTATAAAATTTTACCATTctcaaaataaaactaaaagaGCCTAAAGATAACTGAAGAATAATAAACAGAATTGCATCTGTACGTGATCATTTAATGTGATGAACTAATCAGGTTATAGCATCTAGATCTATCACTACAGACAAATTCTACGATCGATCATTATAATCCACATATTACATAAAAGGGTAGCTCggtacactaagctcccgctatgcactAATCTAGGAAAGAGCCAGACCACATTGGGTCTTGTGAATGCAGCCTTGctttgcatttctgcaagaggctgtttctacCGCTTGAACCCATGATCTCCCGGTCATACGGCGGCAACTTTTACCATTGCGCCAAGGCTTTCTTTCATAATCCACATATTACATGTTGTTGGGGATCTAAAAGCTAAAAAGACGCCGAAAAAACTAGCATCATGCCATCCTCGCACTTAAGTAAAACAGACACGTGtattgaagaaatgaagaaggtCAAACGGGTAAGAGCTAAAACGCAAAATGGGTGTTTTTCTTATAGCCTCCGTTTCAGAAATCATTTCACTATCCATGAATATAGGTTCACAAATAGCAATAACGATGCTTAAATTGATTAAAGGGGATAAAGGTTCTAGAATTACTCTCTTTTTATCTCAAGATTTCTTTTCGATAGTGATGGGTGTCCGAGCTAACTTGCGGGACCTCGACTATGCCGTtgggtacctgctacctcccaccagaaTAGGTACCGGATATCATTTAGCATTTTCTACCTGTGCTGGGATTTGAACCATGGCCTTTTATAGTTTTCATTCCACTTCATCGATAGCTGGGCTACAACCTTAGGTGCTCTCAATAAGTATTTAAAAGTTTCTAAAAGATATGCCACAAACATAAAATCCCTTCCTTACAACAAAGAAGCCAAATTTGATTGACAACAGTTCAAATTCTGCCATACAACATTCAGAAGGTACATAATTTCATTTTACAATGTGAAGAACGATTTTGCAGACTAATTGACTAAACGACCTAGCTAAATGTGCAAATGGTTGAAATGAAATATCAATTTGAATCTGCATCAGAGTATATCAGCATATATTAGTACATGTCAAGTGAATCAAGGATATCAGAATGCTAATAAAGCTTATGCACATATCTGCAAATCACAAAAAGTTTCAATTTTAATAATGATACTCACAACAAGACCCACATCAGCAACAACTCTCAGTATCAACTGCAGGCTAACTTCCTCTCCAGGCTGGCCAATAGCTAAAACCTGCGAGAAAGTGAGACAAATCAATACATGCCAACTGCGAACATGCAGGAAGGCTGCTATTTGCTTAAGAAAGCTAAAGCGTATTAAGTACAAAAACTACTACCAAGATCCATACTGGGTTCTCAGCCCACTTCTTTCTGTTCACCAAGCAAGTTTAACATGTTAGCTCATCCAGATACAGTCACTTGAAAGGAGACCTTTTGCGAGCAAAACTGACACTAAGTGCAGTAAGCTGCCAGTAGCAGCAGCATAGCATATAGCATGACAGTCTACAGGATTCCCCTAGCGGATTACATGAAACTAACACTAGAAAGCTAGTATCAGCTGAGTTCATCAAATTAATTTTCCCTAAGCTCCTCATCATGCATCATAAGGTTCAGACACGAAGAAAGGATTATATCAAATTCAGATGTCTCTTAAAGATTAGGCTTATACAAACCTTATCGCTGTCATCTCTCATCATATTTGTGGTTAAAGTCGTcatttgtttctttttgtgctcTGGAACTTCCAACAAGCTAATCTGCCACAATCACGTAGTACAGAATTAAAGATCAGGCATGCGGTTCCAAATAAGTGATACAGTATCTATTACTCGCAATGAAATACTTGAAGCACCAAAGAGCACATCCGAGAAAAAGTGAAATAATTcgctccttttttcttttcttttttttttctttttcctatatttGGTTGCGGACAGTGTAGAAGTAAGATACTGACTACTTAAAAAGATAGGTAGAAGCATGAAATTCCAAGCATGGTAATTATATTTAAGACCCAATGATTTCTCACCCCTCCTTGTCCTCCCCTTGCAACAAGAACTTCATCACCTGGATTAGCTAGATCTGCCAAAAACTTTCCTCTTTTATGTTTGACAACAGTACCTGGCAGATATGGAAAAGCATGAGATGAAAACAGTTGGCATCACACTGCTATATGcctttcaaaatacaaaaatcaCCATTCTTAAACAGCTTCAAATGTTGTGTCTAAGTAGAGAAAACAGAAGATCCCGGCGCATAATCTCAGGGTAACCATCCATAAGTTTAATTGTCGCTGGAGTTTCCCATGCAAGCTAGAGCCATTACACTAGAGAACCAGAGAGAGAACAAACCTAGTGGAACAGGAATTCGCAATGTTGGGGCAGCAAGTCCGTTTTGCAAGTAAGATGTTAACACACCCATGGCATCAACATTTCCCCCACGCTTCGCCTTGTGCTTGCTCTTGTTATGAAACTCTAACAGTGTATCTTTGCCCTCATCTGCATAAATGACAACGTCGCCACCATGTCCCCCCATTGGAAGGATTAATGAGCCATCAAAGTCCCTTTTATAAGAGGGTTTCCTCTTAGTCTTTTCTCTGTCAAATTTTCCTTGTGACTTAgatggagccttaatgttgggcATACTAAGAACGGCACCATGCCCTCCATCTCCAGCACGAACTGTGATAACCACCTCATCGAAATATTTGTGGGGTTCTCTTATGAATGCATCAGAAGTGGGCGAAGGAGGTGTTCTGGCTTTTGCAAGTGCACACTTTACAGTATAGCTTCTATAATTTTCATTACTGTTCCATTTTCGAGAAGCACTGTAGAAAAAGGACCATTATACATTATAGCAACAGCCAACAAGAACACAAAAAAAATGTACAATAAAGTATCAGAACACAAGCTAACCAAAACAAATGACAGAAACAACCAAATCAATGAAATGGTCAATCCATAATCGCCAATAGTCAAACAGAATATTCATATCTCagcataattttatttttttgacaaGTATTTCATTCAGTTGCACAAAGAAGGTGCTAATATGTACAGTAAAAAAAGAACTAAAGCTTCCTTTTAAATATGGAGGGAATTCTAAAAATTCTCAAAGGTATTATTTACATcatgattcagcttgaagttaCACGCTTACACCAAGAATACAAAAGCTGCAAATCCTTAAATTTTACAAAAGATAAAAGCTGTAAAATTATTCTCATATGTTAACAGAATTGAAGCATAAATTGTTAACTTAGTACAAACGAAAGAAAAAGATTACACTGCCCAAGTCTTAGTCTTTTAAATAAGCAACATTTATATTacacttttttttaaaatcaaaattatcAAATGTGGAATATTCGAAGATAAAGCTAAAAGTGGTACCTTTTTTGGAATTGTGGCAAAGGAGGGGAGAAGGTAGCAGAAAAGGAGAGCGATAAATCAGTGGTAAAGTTACGGTTcagaaaggaagaagaagaagagtgagAGAGCATAGACGCCATAGTAGTGGTAAAATGGGTTGGGCGCCAGAATTTAGAGGATGGAAGAAAGAGGATTAACTTCCGCTTTTTATTTTGGTGActtatgttataaaataaaaccgtaaagtaaagacaaggATAGAGAAAAAtgttatattattcgaattcaaaatGATGTACATAAGTAagtgaaatctcttctatttatagaagaaaaaaagttgttgtgtaagctactattataccagatatggataatcttctactgagagtaatgtttatccataacggagtattgaaaggataagcttattatacccgatatggataatcttctatcggagATAATGTTTAttcataactgggtactgaaaggataagcttattatacccggtatggataatatTCTATCgggagtaatgtttatccataactgggtactgaagtgataagcttcttcagaaagcttatttcaatagagtactaaatagataaaaatatttacggtggagtcccatatggataagcttcttcaggaagcttatttacaacggagtactaaatgaacatccataatataatatatttataacactcccccttggaaattcattaaaagataatgtgtctcattaaaaccttactaggaaaaaccacgtgggaaaaaatcccagtgaaggaaaaagagtacacatatttagtaagacgcattgctaggtgcctcattaaaaaccttataaggaaaaccccatgggaaaaaaccttagtaagggaaaaggAGTGCATCgcatattttactccccctgatgaaaaccttgtttcaaatatttgagtctccgcattccaatcttgtataccatcttctcaaaagttgaagttggcaaagatttagtgaataaatctgctggattatcacttaaacggatttgttgcacatcaatgtcaccacttttctgaagatcgtgtgtgtagaataattttgatgaaatgtgcttcgttctatctccttttataaatccttccttcaattgggctatgcatgcagcattgtcttcgtataaaattgtgggtcttttctcacattccaaaccacatttttcttgaataaaatgaattattgatctcaaccatacgcattccctacttgcttcatgaatagctattatctcagcgtgatttgaagaagtagcaacaatagattgctttgtggagcgccatgatatgacagtacctccatatgtaaatacgtagccggtttgagatcgagctttatggggatcagataaataaccggcatttgcataaccaacaaggtctgcactatctttgttagcataaaacaaacccatagagttccctttaaatatcgcaatatatgcttaatcccgttccaatgtctccgtgtaggagaagaactatatcttgctagtaaattaacagaaaatgctatgtcaagccttgtagcattagcaagatacattagtgcaccaattgtactgagatagggtacttcgggaccaaggaattcctcgtcctcttctggaggttggaacaaatccttattcacttcaagtgatcgaacaaccattggtgtactcaatgggtgcgctttgtccatgtaaaagcgttttaagaccctttctgtataggcagattgatggataaagatcatgtctactaaatgttcaatttgcagaccaagacaaagttttgtctttccaagatctttcatctcaaattttttcttaagatattcaattgccttttggagctcttctggagttccaacaagatttatgtcatcaacataaacaacaagtataacaaattctgatgtcattttctttataaaaatacatggacaaataacatcatttatgtaaccttctttcagcaaatattcactaaggcgattataccacatgcgcccagattgctttaaaccgtacaaagatctttgtaatctgattgaatacatttcctgatATTTTGCTTCAAGCTTTTGAAATCCTTCAGggataaatttcattatcaagtgaaccgtacagataagctgtaactacatctattagatgtatttcaagcttttcatgtagtgctaaattgatgagatatcgaaatgttatggtatccataacaggtgaatatgtttcatcaaaatcgactccgggtcgttgtgagaatccttgtgcaacaaggcgagctttgtatctttcaactttatttttatcattcctttttcgcacaaaaacccatttatgaccaactggttttataccagcaagtgtttggactactggtccaaagacctctcttttagcaagtgacttcaattccgattgaattgcctcttgccattttggccaatcagatctttgtcgacattcttcgacagatcgaggttcaagatcctcactatcttgcataatattaagtgcaacattatatgcaaaaatattatccaccactatttcagatcgatttaagttaatcccatcaccgatcgaacttattaatagttcctcactcacatgagcttcgagttcattgatttcttcaggaatatcaaaactaatcagattttgggtctcttcaggagatcccttcatagtatcgttttgatcatttgtcgattttctttttcgaggatttcgatccttagaacccaaaggcctaccacgcttcaggcgtgctttaggttcactagctctcatgctagtagatggttctactgggacatcaattcggataggcacattctcagctgggatatgtgacttagttatccttttcaaatcagtaaatgcgtctagcatttgatttgctatattctgtaaatggatgatcttctggacctcctgattacatatagggttacggggatcaaagtgagataatgatgaaattttccacacaatttctcttttgatttcctttttctctccccctaattgtgaaaaatttgtttcatcaaaccgacaatctgcaaatcgagcagtaaataaatctcctgtcaatggttcaagatagtgaataatagagggtgattcaaacccaacatatattcctatccttctttgtggtcccatcttactacgttgtggtggtgctactggcatatatacagcacatccaaaaattcgtagatgggtaatatttggttcatgaccaaaaattaattgtgacggagaatatttattataatgtgtcggtctgagacagataagtgatgctgcatgcaagatagcatggcctcaagcagtagtgggcaattttgttttcataagtagtggtcatGCTATCAATTGTAGacatttaataaatgactctgcaaggccattttgagtatgaacataagctacaggttgttcaacttttatcccaacggatagacaataattatcaaaagcttgaaacgagaattctccagcattatcaaggggaatagcctttataggataatctgggaattgtgacTTGCATGGGCCAccatttgggctaatagctttgcaaatgccaggttgcgagatgatagtaggcacacatgagaccatctttagatgcatctattagcaccataaaatatctaaacaatccacttggtgggtgaataggtccacatatatccccatgtatactctctaaaaaggcaggggattcaatatcaaccttcattggtgatagtctagtgatcatttttccttgataacaagcatcacaagaaaattcgtcatttgtaagaatcttcaagatctttaatggatgcccactcgaattttcagtaattcgtctcatcattattgatccgggatggctcaaacggccatgccaaagcacaaaagtattagaatccgtaaacttctggtttatgatagagtgtgcttcaattgtactaatttttgaatagtataagccagaagataaagttggtaacttttctacaatgcatttctggccagaaatattctttgtaatacaaagatattccctgttcatttcatctattgtctcaacatgatacccatttcggcggatatctataaaactcaacaagtttcttcgggacttggaggagaacaatgcattgtctataataagttttgttcccttagacagaaatattatggctcttccagagccttcaatcaaacttatattaccaaaaattgttgaaacatttgctttttccttatgcaaataagaaaagtatttttgatcgctgaatatggcatgagttgttccactatcaataacacaaatatcttcatgatttgtctttgatccaaacataatttgagggttatccatattcttcaaaataacataaataaaatatattatagtaaacatcattatcaaagcataacttttatttatgtacaacaattacataaccatactatctattacaaacaacaaaaattaaaatatttacatttctacagattcactaccgattacatgacttgtttctccttctgggagtgcaaagtaatcagctacatccaaatgcatgaagtctaaattatcttcagaaataaaatttgcttcagcatttttctctatcttcttcagggaggcttgataaagctcaaccaggtgctttggcgtacgacaggtacgtgaccagtgcccttttcctccataTCTATAGCATGTATTTCctgcatttggcgcttgcaccgcttcatggttttgttccttccttttccagtgctggtggtgaggaggcttctttggttcattattattaccatgattggggtttcttccccgaccacggccatgaccacgattggggccacgacctcttccacgtttagcttggtggaagttcgtctcattcacttcagggaatggacaagaaccaataggtcgactttcataatttttcattaatagcccattatgttgctctgctataagaagatgtgagataagttcaaaatactttttaaatctcatctctcgatattgctgctgcaggagcatattcgaggcatgaaaaggggtgaaagttttctccaacatatcatgatcagtaatattatcaccacataatttcaatagggaaataattctgaacatagcagaataaAACTCACTGAtggatttaaaatcttgtagccttagatgagtccaatcataacgtgcctgtggaagaacgaccatc is a genomic window of Nicotiana tabacum cultivar K326 chromosome 16, ASM71507v2, whole genome shotgun sequence containing:
- the LOC107823564 gene encoding putative GTP-binding protein OBGC2 isoform X2, with the protein product MASMLSHSSSSSFLNRNFTTDLSLSFSATFSPPLPQFQKSASRKWNSNENYRSYTVKCALAKARTPPSPTSDAFIREPHKYFDEVVITVRAGDGGHGAVLSMPNIKAPSKSQGKFDREKTKRKPSYKRDFDGSLILPMGGHGGDVVIYADEGKDTLLEFHNKSKHKAKRGGNVDAMGVLTSYLQNGLAAPTLRIPVPLGTVVKHKRGKFLADLANPGDEVLVARGGQGGISLLEVPEHKKKQMTTLTTNMMRDDSDKVLAIGQPGEEVSLQLILRVVADGLPNAGKSTLLAAITHAKPDIADYPFTTLMPNLGRLDGDPSLGADKYSSEATLADLPGLIEGAHLGKGLGRNFLRHLRRTRLLVHVVDAASEDPVSDYRTVKEELRMYNPEYLDRPYLVVLNKIDKPEAVDRLPTLTEEIWRIGCERISSEPDASSGTVAESFSVDGSQNSEISSGLSAKDQKVKELEEYPRPLAVVGVSVLKGIKVNEMLKEIRTALRKSL
- the LOC107823564 gene encoding putative GTP-binding protein OBGC2 isoform X1, which produces MASMLSHSSSSSFLNRNFTTDLSLSFSATFSPPLPQFQKSASRKWNSNENYRSYTVKCALAKARTPPSPTSDAFIREPHKYFDEVVITVRAGDGGHGAVLSMPNIKAPSKSQGKFDREKTKRKPSYKRDFDGSLILPMGGHGGDVVIYADEGKDTLLEFHNKSKHKAKRGGNVDAMGVLTSYLQNGLAAPTLRIPVPLGTVVKHKRGKFLADLANPGDEVLVARGGQGGISLLEVPEHKKKQMTTLTTNMMRDDSDKVLAIGQPGEEVSLQLILRVVADVGLVGLPNAGKSTLLAAITHAKPDIADYPFTTLMPNLGRLDGDPSLGADKYSSEATLADLPGLIEGAHLGKGLGRNFLRHLRRTRLLVHVVDAASEDPVSDYRTVKEELRMYNPEYLDRPYLVVLNKIDKPEAVDRLPTLTEEIWRIGCERISSEPDASSGTVAESFSVDGSQNSEISSGLSAKDQKVKELEEYPRPLAVVGVSVLKGIKVNEMLKEIRTALRKSL